The Paenibacillus sophorae genome has a segment encoding these proteins:
- a CDS encoding ferredoxin, whose amino-acid sequence MTKYSWVEKSTCIACGSCAAAAPDIFDYDDEGLAEVIYNGDSNQGAVAIPEDLHDDLQDACDGCPTDSIKIVSKQEDAVL is encoded by the coding sequence TTGACTAAGTATTCATGGGTTGAGAAAAGCACATGCATTGCCTGCGGATCTTGCGCAGCTGCCGCTCCTGACATTTTCGATTATGATGACGAAGGTCTCGCGGAGGTTATTTACAACGGTGATAGCAATCAAGGGGCAGTAGCAATACCAGAAGATTTGCATGACGACCTTCAAGACGCTTGCGACGGATGCCCGACCGACTCTATCAAAATTGTTTCGAAACAGGAGGATGCTGTATTGTGA
- a CDS encoding ABC transporter ATP-binding protein has protein sequence MSIIFPFLKKYRVAAGLALLMMLVELTVELSQPLLISKIIDGGIRQRNLSVVWLWGGILAASAALAFTAGILSSFFASHASQGFGFDLRDKLYTKVQSFSYEAFNRFTASTLITRLTGDVTQLQDMVFMGLRFMSRIPLMVVGSVIMGLVVQWRLGLILAVTVPVMIAFLFVLMRRSSRMFRTVQSKLDGVNGALQENLTGIRLIRVFVRMAHEIGRFAGYSKDLMRSTVSALRLTETTMPFILLMMNGGILVLLWLGRIQITAGAATQGQTVAVINYSLRTIGGLSALSGVVAAYSRSLASGMRISEVLTVTATEETENRQEPAIPERIRGDVRFEGVGFRYPGSDIAALLEVSFAARPGERIAIMGATGSGKSSLVCLIPRLYEQTNGTITVDGKDTRQMDLALLRGTIGYVPQEVLLFSGTVRENIAWGNERASQDEIEAAARAAQIHETVQSLPGGYDTMLGQRGVNLSGGQKQRLSIARALVRKPSILILDDSTSALDAVTEGALLDALRSMSCTTFMITQKISSTVGADLILLLDEGRLIAKGSHEELYAGSGLYRSICESQSGRGMTHVQSLT, from the coding sequence ATGTCCATTATTTTTCCTTTTTTGAAAAAATACCGGGTCGCTGCTGGTTTGGCCCTGCTTATGATGCTGGTTGAACTGACGGTGGAACTGTCACAGCCCTTGCTGATTTCCAAAATTATTGATGGCGGCATCCGGCAGCGGAATCTTTCCGTGGTCTGGCTGTGGGGCGGCATATTGGCTGCAAGCGCAGCTTTGGCATTTACCGCCGGCATTCTCAGTTCTTTTTTCGCCTCGCATGCCAGCCAGGGATTCGGGTTCGATCTAAGAGACAAGCTGTATACGAAGGTGCAGTCTTTTTCATATGAAGCGTTTAATCGCTTTACCGCGTCCACGCTGATTACGCGCCTGACGGGAGACGTGACACAGCTGCAGGATATGGTCTTTATGGGCCTGCGGTTTATGTCCCGCATTCCGCTTATGGTGGTTGGCAGCGTCATTATGGGTCTGGTCGTGCAGTGGAGACTTGGGCTTATTCTGGCGGTGACCGTGCCGGTTATGATCGCCTTCCTGTTTGTACTGATGAGAAGATCTTCAAGAATGTTCCGTACGGTCCAGAGCAAGCTGGACGGGGTGAACGGCGCCTTGCAGGAGAATTTGACAGGTATCCGGCTGATACGGGTATTTGTGCGGATGGCCCATGAGATTGGACGGTTTGCCGGCTACAGCAAGGATCTTATGCGCAGTACGGTGTCTGCACTGCGGCTTACGGAGACGACAATGCCGTTCATATTGCTGATGATGAATGGCGGCATTCTGGTGCTGCTGTGGCTGGGCAGAATTCAAATCACTGCGGGGGCGGCCACGCAGGGGCAGACCGTCGCGGTGATCAATTACTCGCTGCGGACGATCGGAGGATTGTCGGCTTTGTCCGGGGTTGTGGCGGCCTATTCCAGATCGCTCGCTTCTGGAATGCGTATCTCGGAAGTGCTCACGGTGACCGCCACGGAAGAGACGGAGAACCGGCAGGAGCCTGCGATACCAGAACGCATCCGGGGCGACGTGCGATTCGAGGGAGTGGGATTCCGCTATCCGGGCAGTGATATCGCTGCCTTGTTGGAAGTGTCTTTTGCCGCCCGGCCGGGAGAACGGATTGCCATTATGGGTGCGACCGGCTCCGGCAAATCGTCGCTGGTCTGCCTGATTCCAAGGTTGTATGAACAGACGAACGGTACAATCACGGTCGACGGGAAGGATACGCGGCAGATGGATTTGGCTCTGCTGCGCGGCACCATCGGCTATGTTCCTCAGGAGGTGCTGCTCTTCTCAGGGACGGTCCGCGAGAATATTGCCTGGGGCAATGAACGCGCAAGCCAGGATGAGATTGAAGCTGCGGCGCGGGCGGCGCAGATTCACGAAACGGTACAAAGTCTGCCAGGCGGCTACGACACCATGCTTGGACAGCGGGGAGTCAATCTTTCGGGCGGACAGAAGCAGCGGCTAAGCATCGCCAGAGCTCTTGTCCGGAAGCCATCCATCCTGATTCTTGACGACAGCACAAGCGCCCTTGACGCGGTGACCGAAGGCGCGCTGCTGGATGCCCTGCGAAGCATGTCATGCACGACATTTATGATCACGCAGAAGATTAGCTCGACTGTGGGTGCCGACCTGATTCTGCTGCTGGATGAAGGGCGGCTGATCGCAAAAGGCAGTCACGAGGAGCTATATGCCGGCTCCGGATTATACCGGAGCATATGCGAGTCGCAGAGCGGGAGGGGGATGACCCATGTTCAAAGCCTTACTTGA
- a CDS encoding thymidine kinase: MAQLFFKYGSMNSGKSIEILKVAHNYEEQGKSVQIFTSAIDNRDEVGYVSSRIGLRRQAIAIDEDTDIFGIVSAGQPKPHCVLIDECQFLNKESILQLVRIVDELDIPVMAFGLKNDFQNNLFEGSKYMLIYADKIEEMKTICWFCERKATMTLRVENGKPVYSGKQIQIGGNEAYYPVCRKCHKNPPL; this comes from the coding sequence GTGGCACAATTATTTTTTAAATACGGGTCAATGAACAGCGGAAAATCGATCGAGATTCTTAAAGTTGCTCACAATTATGAAGAACAGGGCAAATCGGTGCAGATCTTCACCTCGGCCATCGACAACCGGGATGAAGTCGGGTATGTCTCCTCGCGGATCGGGCTCCGCAGACAGGCTATTGCCATTGACGAGGACACGGATATTTTCGGTATTGTGAGCGCGGGCCAGCCGAAGCCCCACTGCGTGCTGATCGATGAATGCCAGTTTCTGAATAAAGAAAGCATTCTCCAACTGGTTCGCATCGTCGACGAACTTGACATTCCGGTGATGGCCTTCGGCCTCAAGAATGATTTTCAGAACAATCTGTTCGAGGGCAGCAAGTATATGCTCATTTATGCCGACAAAATCGAGGAAATGAAGACGATCTGCTGGTTCTGCGAGCGCAAGGCGACGATGACGCTAAGGGTCGAGAACGGAAAGCCTGTCTACAGCGGCAAGCAAATCCAGATCGGCGGGAATGAAGCCTATTATCCGGTATGCCGTAAATGCCATAAGAATCCACCGCTGTAA
- a CDS encoding aromatic ring-hydroxylating oxygenase subunit alpha codes for MMKDQVLAKDWISVAYSQDIGSEPVPVIVLEERIVLFRTQEGVHAFKDLCIHRGAALSLGKVVDDCIVCPYHGWRYDAEGKCVRIPQQPAEQTIPPKAKAIPYACVERYGVIWVKLDGDAAETPVPFYEEYEDPSFRTVHAEPYILHAAAPRVVENFLDASHLAFVHDGLLGDSAFPEIPDYGVNWKEYRYVSDEIPVYADADGSGNYATIYYTFEILRPMTARLKKVNYANNQILSMLFTALPHEERKTTVFALVTRNYALDQPDEYFRDFQKKVIEQDAGIVESQKPEELPLDLQAELHLKADRVSIAYRRWLGELGVTYGSDVTGVKKQ; via the coding sequence ATGATGAAAGATCAAGTATTGGCAAAAGATTGGATATCGGTAGCTTATTCCCAGGATATCGGAAGTGAACCGGTGCCCGTTATTGTCTTGGAAGAGAGGATCGTCCTTTTTCGAACCCAAGAAGGGGTACACGCTTTTAAGGATTTATGCATTCACCGGGGGGCAGCGTTGTCGCTTGGCAAAGTGGTGGACGATTGTATTGTGTGTCCTTATCACGGTTGGAGATATGATGCAGAGGGGAAATGCGTTCGAATCCCCCAACAGCCCGCGGAGCAGACCATTCCGCCAAAGGCAAAAGCGATTCCTTATGCATGTGTGGAGAGATATGGCGTGATCTGGGTGAAGCTTGACGGGGACGCTGCGGAGACTCCGGTTCCTTTTTATGAGGAGTATGAGGACCCTTCCTTTAGAACGGTTCATGCCGAACCGTATATCCTGCACGCAGCTGCGCCGAGAGTCGTTGAAAATTTTCTGGATGCGAGCCATTTGGCATTTGTCCACGACGGGCTACTCGGTGACTCGGCCTTCCCGGAAATCCCTGATTACGGTGTGAATTGGAAGGAATACCGCTACGTTTCCGACGAGATTCCCGTTTATGCCGATGCGGACGGTTCCGGTAATTATGCAACGATCTATTATACCTTTGAAATTCTGCGCCCCATGACCGCAAGGCTGAAAAAAGTAAACTATGCCAACAATCAGATTCTTTCGATGTTATTTACGGCGCTTCCGCATGAAGAGAGAAAAACTACGGTGTTCGCACTGGTCACCAGAAATTACGCGCTGGATCAGCCGGATGAATATTTCCGGGATTTTCAGAAGAAGGTTATTGAACAAGACGCAGGGATTGTTGAAAGTCAGAAACCGGAGGAGCTGCCTCTAGATTTACAAGCGGAACTCCATCTGAAAGCCGACAGGGTCAGCATAGCATACCGGCGATGGTTGGGAGAGCTTGGTGTGACCTACGGCAGCGATGTTACGGGTGTTAAGAAGCAGTAA
- a CDS encoding carbohydrate ABC transporter permease, which translates to MQELIAKQSKSGAAKPYSTIATILSVLAMGLGQLYNRQFMKGVILLAVHAFTLYTVIFQLPHAVWGLATLGETQTQLKKVGRLYQQVMGDHSVFLMIEGLVTIFAVIILLWIYVLGIKDSYRTGKLREQGGVPNTFRQTVSFVLSYRFPYLILALPLAGVFFFTIMPIVFMILIAFTDYTAKNMPPAHLLSWTGFDAFRDVFQMKGWNTTFYKVTLWTFLWAILATLTGYFGGFGAALLVQQKRIRFKSFWRTLFILPYAIPMFVSMLILQNMFNGQFGPINQYLELLGFNRIPWLSDPTWAKVTLVIANFWVAFPVSMLMIIGIMSTIPKDMYEAADIDGASSFQKTRLITFPSVMYSMAPLLIMSFVGNMNNFNVIFLLTNGNPINSDLQFAGDTDILITWLYKLSMGYGQYNYASVIGIIIFIILSVFAIWNVRRTKAFKEDTSS; encoded by the coding sequence ATGCAGGAGCTCATAGCGAAGCAGAGCAAATCCGGGGCAGCCAAACCTTACAGCACAATCGCTACGATATTATCGGTGCTGGCCATGGGATTGGGACAATTGTATAATCGCCAGTTTATGAAGGGTGTTATTTTGCTGGCGGTCCATGCGTTTACGTTGTATACAGTCATTTTTCAGCTGCCTCATGCGGTATGGGGACTTGCGACCCTTGGCGAAACCCAGACACAGCTGAAAAAAGTGGGCAGGCTTTATCAGCAAGTCATGGGGGACCATTCCGTGTTCCTGATGATTGAAGGTCTGGTGACGATATTTGCCGTAATCATTCTGTTGTGGATTTACGTGCTGGGTATCAAGGATTCCTACCGGACCGGCAAATTGCGGGAACAAGGAGGGGTTCCCAATACCTTCAGACAGACGGTCAGCTTTGTGCTGTCCTACCGTTTCCCTTATCTTATCCTTGCGCTTCCGCTGGCGGGCGTCTTCTTCTTTACGATTATGCCGATCGTATTCATGATTTTGATTGCCTTTACCGACTACACCGCCAAGAATATGCCTCCGGCGCATCTGCTGAGTTGGACGGGCTTTGATGCCTTCAGGGACGTCTTCCAGATGAAAGGATGGAACACCACCTTTTACAAAGTTACGCTCTGGACCTTCCTTTGGGCGATTCTGGCGACGCTCACCGGTTATTTTGGCGGATTTGGGGCTGCGCTTCTCGTACAGCAAAAACGGATTCGGTTTAAATCGTTCTGGCGCACGCTGTTTATTCTTCCATACGCCATTCCGATGTTTGTCTCTATGCTGATTCTGCAAAATATGTTTAACGGCCAGTTCGGCCCGATTAACCAATACCTTGAGCTTCTGGGCTTCAACCGAATTCCGTGGCTGTCCGACCCGACCTGGGCAAAGGTCACGCTCGTGATTGCGAATTTCTGGGTAGCCTTTCCGGTATCCATGCTCATGATTATCGGAATTATGTCAACGATTCCGAAAGATATGTACGAAGCGGCCGATATTGACGGCGCGAGTTCCTTTCAGAAGACCCGTCTCATTACTTTCCCTAGTGTTATGTATTCGATGGCGCCGCTGCTTATCATGTCTTTCGTGGGCAATATGAACAATTTCAATGTGATTTTTCTGCTGACGAACGGCAATCCGATCAATAGCGACCTGCAGTTTGCCGGGGATACCGATATTCTGATCACTTGGCTCTACAAGCTTTCCATGGGCTATGGACAGTACAACTACGCATCCGTCATTGGCATCATTATCTTTATTATTCTGTCCGTGTTCGCGATTTGGAATGTTCGCCGGACCAAGGCATTTAAGGAGGACACCTCATCATGA
- a CDS encoding sugar ABC transporter permease translates to MSRKLRGSVWLSISYVLLAVIGVFSVYPALWVVLSSFRTGNSLFSETLFPTAFTLEHYANLFSKYDFALWYTNTLKIALTTTVIGTVLTLLPGYAFSIFRFTGRKTMMSTLMVLGLFPGFMSMIAIFILLNLLNLLNTHLAVILVYAAGAPLFFLFAKSYFDTIPKSLVEAARIDGAGHLSIFFRIVMPLSTPLIVYTALSIFAGSFTDFLFAKLVLRTPETKTLAVGLFDMISSRQSTDFTSFAAGCVLIAVPITFLFILLQRLLTEGLTAGAEKG, encoded by the coding sequence ATGAGCCGTAAACTAAGAGGATCGGTCTGGCTGTCAATCAGTTATGTGCTGCTTGCTGTTATCGGTGTCTTCTCCGTATATCCCGCTCTTTGGGTCGTTTTGTCTTCCTTCCGGACAGGCAACTCGTTATTCAGCGAAACGCTATTTCCGACAGCCTTTACGTTAGAGCACTATGCGAATCTGTTTAGCAAATATGATTTTGCCCTGTGGTATACCAATACCTTGAAGATTGCCCTGACTACCACAGTTATCGGCACTGTTCTGACGCTGCTTCCCGGCTATGCGTTCTCGATCTTCCGGTTTACCGGAAGGAAAACGATGATGAGCACATTGATGGTGCTGGGCTTGTTCCCCGGATTTATGAGTATGATCGCCATATTCATTCTGCTGAATCTGCTGAACCTGTTGAACACGCATTTAGCGGTCATTCTCGTCTATGCGGCGGGAGCGCCTCTGTTCTTTCTCTTTGCCAAGAGCTACTTCGACACGATTCCCAAAAGCCTGGTGGAAGCGGCGCGTATTGACGGGGCGGGCCACTTAAGCATTTTCTTCCGGATTGTCATGCCGCTGTCCACGCCGCTGATTGTGTATACGGCGCTGAGTATTTTTGCCGGCTCGTTCACCGATTTCCTCTTTGCCAAGCTCGTGCTGCGGACGCCGGAGACGAAGACGCTGGCTGTCGGGCTATTCGATATGATCAGTTCACGGCAGTCTACGGACTTTACCAGTTTTGCGGCCGGATGCGTCCTCATTGCGGTACCGATTACGTTCCTGTTCATTCTGCTGCAGCGTCTCTTGACCGAAGGATTGACAGCGGGCGCGGAGAAAGGATAA
- a CDS encoding NAD(P)/FAD-dependent oxidoreductase has protein sequence MSQVQLSVEPVDIVIIGGGPAGMFAAFYGGIRQASVKIIESMPQLGGQLAALYPEKYIYDVAGFPKVTAQELVDSLQRQLNHFSPEVCLEEKVVELIKLEERLFEIRTDKAVHFARSVLITAGVGAFEPRRLELPEAAKYEKKNLYYFISDLHQFKGQKVLISGGGDSAVDWALMLEPIAESVTLIHRRDKFRAHEHSVEKLMKSSVNVLVPMEIAAFEGECEIEKVTLRNVKTKETMNLDVDAVIVNFGFVSSLGPISEWGLDIVNGSIVVDSRMETSIPGIFAAGDVTTYPGKIKLIAVGFGEAPTAVNNAKVYIDPNAKLSPGHSSNMKL, from the coding sequence GTGAGTCAAGTTCAATTATCTGTTGAACCGGTAGATATCGTCATTATTGGCGGTGGTCCGGCCGGAATGTTTGCCGCCTTTTACGGCGGAATCCGTCAAGCTTCTGTTAAAATAATCGAGAGCATGCCCCAGCTGGGGGGACAGCTTGCCGCCCTTTATCCGGAAAAATATATATACGATGTAGCCGGATTTCCGAAAGTAACGGCCCAAGAGCTCGTCGATTCGCTGCAGCGGCAGTTGAATCACTTTTCGCCGGAAGTCTGCCTGGAGGAAAAAGTAGTCGAACTGATCAAGCTGGAGGAGCGGCTGTTCGAGATTCGTACGGACAAGGCGGTTCACTTTGCGCGCTCAGTCCTCATTACCGCTGGCGTCGGCGCGTTTGAGCCCCGCCGTCTGGAGCTGCCGGAAGCGGCAAAATACGAAAAGAAAAATCTGTATTATTTTATAAGTGATCTGCATCAGTTCAAAGGACAAAAGGTGCTGATCAGCGGAGGCGGAGATTCCGCAGTCGACTGGGCGCTCATGCTGGAGCCGATTGCGGAAAGCGTAACGCTCATTCACCGCCGGGACAAATTCCGGGCACACGAGCACAGCGTGGAAAAACTGATGAAATCAAGCGTAAACGTACTGGTTCCGATGGAAATCGCGGCGTTTGAGGGGGAATGCGAAATCGAGAAAGTTACCCTGCGCAACGTGAAAACGAAAGAAACCATGAATCTTGACGTCGATGCCGTCATTGTTAATTTCGGATTTGTCTCTTCACTCGGACCGATTAGCGAATGGGGGCTGGACATTGTGAACGGCTCGATTGTAGTTGACTCCCGGATGGAGACGAGCATTCCGGGCATCTTCGCCGCAGGCGACGTGACTACCTATCCCGGTAAAATCAAGCTGATTGCCGTCGGATTCGGTGAAGCTCCAACCGCCGTCAACAACGCCAAGGTGTATATCGACCCGAACGCTAAGCTGTCTCCTGGCCATAGCAGCAATATGAAGCTGTAA
- a CDS encoding accessory gene regulator ArgB-like protein, with amino-acid sequence MEILSYKIAKAIKKANPLETQSIEIMQYSLSIIINTLFIFLSSAILSLFFGTLLQTITVFFSLSLLRLCSGGVHFKTSRACNLFSIFLCVSIPILSNYLTEIIWICNLTSLVIMILFAPNPDVNSQIPKRLYPYLKIASVILVLFSLCNNSPVIGLAFFIQSLTVIPLRRR; translated from the coding sequence TTGGAAATATTATCTTATAAAATTGCAAAAGCAATTAAGAAAGCAAATCCTCTTGAGACACAATCTATTGAAATAATGCAATATTCTCTAAGCATTATTATTAATACACTGTTTATATTTTTATCATCCGCAATATTAAGTTTATTTTTTGGAACTTTACTTCAGACTATCACTGTTTTTTTCAGTCTGTCTTTACTGCGTCTGTGCTCAGGTGGTGTACATTTTAAAACATCTCGAGCCTGTAACCTATTCTCAATTTTTTTATGCGTCTCAATTCCAATTTTATCAAACTACTTAACAGAGATAATTTGGATCTGTAATCTTACAAGCTTAGTTATAATGATTCTTTTCGCCCCTAATCCAGATGTTAATAGCCAAATCCCAAAACGCCTTTATCCCTATTTAAAAATAGCATCTGTAATTTTGGTATTATTTAGTTTGTGTAACAATTCGCCTGTAATTGGACTGGCTTTTTTTATCCAGTCCTTAACAGTTATACCACTGAGAAGGAGGTGA
- a CDS encoding LacI family DNA-binding transcriptional regulator: MNITIRDVAMRANVSPATVSRVLNQSKPVSKAVREKVLRVVEELNFNPNSVARSLAMKESKLIGVVVPSIDSVFLSKFVNIIEEEFFKHNYTTLLCNTRCDDDVEKDYLRLLKDKYVDGIVLMTSHPKPHQIEFFEQVEIPAVFAGHTDPTKQFSSVNIDNYQAMYDATRYLLENGHRRIAFFGGPLIYRQAMERLSGYKQALAEYGVKYEESLMFANDYDIEHGYANGMELFQRADKPTAVCCVSDMVAVGAIKAAEEGGLSVPGDISIMGFDDIGLAKAYRPGITTIRQPIQELSVQAAEMLLNQIKQKEDYVKETRILSHEIIVRGSCMAVNG, from the coding sequence ATGAATATCACGATAAGAGATGTAGCCATGAGAGCTAATGTGTCACCGGCCACCGTATCACGGGTTCTCAATCAGAGCAAACCAGTCAGCAAAGCGGTACGGGAGAAAGTCCTGAGGGTTGTGGAAGAGCTTAATTTCAATCCCAATTCGGTTGCGCGCAGTCTCGCTATGAAGGAAAGCAAGCTTATCGGTGTGGTTGTTCCAAGCATTGACAGTGTATTTCTTTCAAAATTTGTCAACATCATAGAAGAGGAGTTCTTCAAGCACAACTACACAACGCTGCTCTGCAATACAAGATGCGATGATGATGTTGAGAAGGATTATTTGAGGCTCTTGAAAGACAAGTACGTGGATGGCATAGTGCTGATGACCTCACATCCCAAGCCGCATCAGATTGAGTTTTTTGAGCAGGTGGAAATTCCCGCTGTGTTTGCCGGGCATACCGACCCGACCAAGCAGTTCTCGTCCGTCAATATTGATAATTATCAGGCAATGTATGATGCGACAAGGTATTTGCTTGAGAACGGTCATCGAAGAATCGCTTTTTTTGGCGGCCCTCTTATCTATCGTCAAGCGATGGAGAGGTTGTCCGGTTACAAGCAGGCACTGGCCGAATACGGGGTCAAGTACGAAGAATCGCTGATGTTTGCAAATGATTATGACATCGAGCACGGCTATGCGAACGGTATGGAGCTATTCCAAAGAGCGGACAAGCCCACAGCTGTTTGCTGTGTGAGCGATATGGTTGCTGTCGGCGCGATTAAGGCGGCGGAAGAGGGCGGTCTCAGCGTGCCTGGGGATATTTCCATCATGGGCTTCGATGATATCGGCTTGGCGAAAGCTTACCGTCCCGGTATTACGACGATCCGGCAGCCGATTCAAGAGCTCAGCGTTCAGGCGGCAGAAATGCTCCTTAATCAAATCAAGCAAAAGGAAGATTATGTAAAGGAGACGAGGATTCTTTCCCATGAAATTATCGTAAGGGGGAGTTGCATGGCAGTGAATGGCTGA
- a CDS encoding cyclic lactone autoinducer peptide, whose translation MKKTIAKHSSSVLARSARVFAAVLKPLYHSPEIPQELRK comes from the coding sequence ATGAAGAAAACCATAGCTAAACACTCTTCTTCAGTATTAGCTCGCTCGGCGAGAGTTTTCGCAGCTGTATTGAAGCCTTTGTACCACAGCCCGGAAATCCCGCAAGAACTGCGCAAGTAA
- a CDS encoding DinB family protein — translation MNQRPLRGEYAESNEKYLKLVPEKGELADVLLEQSKAAFALFEGLTEEQGNYRYAPEKWSLKQLLGHLTDSDRIFSYRVLRISRGDQTSLPGYDENDFVNAAGFDSYSLEELIGQFKASRQSTLALLAAIPEEAWTRKGSSNGHRITARAQACLLIGHELHHLNIIKERYLY, via the coding sequence ATGAATCAGCGTCCGTTAAGAGGCGAATATGCCGAAAGTAACGAAAAGTACCTCAAATTGGTGCCGGAAAAGGGAGAGCTTGCCGATGTGCTGCTGGAACAATCGAAGGCTGCGTTTGCCTTGTTTGAAGGATTGACCGAGGAGCAGGGGAATTACCGGTATGCCCCGGAAAAATGGAGCCTCAAGCAGCTGCTCGGTCATTTGACCGACAGTGACCGGATTTTCTCCTATCGCGTGCTGCGGATATCAAGGGGAGATCAGACATCGCTTCCCGGGTATGATGAGAATGATTTCGTGAATGCAGCCGGGTTCGATTCCTATTCGCTGGAGGAGTTGATCGGGCAATTTAAAGCCTCGCGCCAATCGACGCTGGCTTTGCTTGCAGCCATTCCGGAAGAAGCGTGGACCCGTAAAGGCTCCTCGAATGGCCATCGTATTACGGCAAGGGCGCAGGCCTGCTTGTTGATCGGTCATGAGCTTCATCATCTGAATATCATCAAGGAACGCTATTTGTATTAA
- a CDS encoding sugar ABC transporter substrate-binding protein, translating to MKKKLGAVLLSTLMMFTLAACGGNAGTNSANPASNAEGTPANTAEPAANDELKPEPGAELRFWTFTTDLKPFTDYAIKEFEQKYNIKVTVEDVGYWDSIGRLSTDGPAGVGADVFGLQTPDVANAAQSGLILPNDYFEEETKSINKPDTVAAATHDGILYGYPWNVYTFSLYYNKDLVKDAKLETWDDIIAFSKKFNDVKNNKYGFLYEPKTSAFDVAFMTGYGGYIFGDNETNVNDIGINNEGSVKGLKFIQSLKDIIPLELADATTNLKEGLWGQGKLAINMDGSWAIGEHSKQPFPVGVLPMPKLPGGDNAMPLAGSTGYYVSSYTKYPNAAKIFANFITTKEMQIKNNELTGALPAADITGTEQGIRNDELTQGFLKQIASSHRFPGLFETQYVWPALDAAVAEVWNGGDPKAALDKAADKLKSNIANQK from the coding sequence ATGAAAAAGAAGCTGGGCGCTGTATTGCTTTCTACATTAATGATGTTCACTCTGGCTGCTTGCGGCGGCAATGCGGGCACGAATTCGGCCAATCCGGCCAGTAATGCGGAAGGCACTCCTGCAAATACCGCTGAGCCTGCCGCGAACGATGAGCTGAAGCCGGAACCAGGGGCGGAATTAAGATTCTGGACATTCACCACCGACCTGAAGCCTTTTACAGACTATGCAATTAAGGAATTTGAGCAAAAGTATAACATTAAAGTCACGGTTGAAGACGTAGGCTACTGGGATAGCATTGGCCGGTTGTCAACCGACGGGCCGGCCGGCGTAGGCGCCGACGTGTTCGGTCTTCAGACCCCCGATGTGGCGAATGCAGCCCAATCCGGCCTCATACTGCCGAATGATTATTTTGAAGAAGAGACGAAAAGCATTAATAAACCGGACACGGTCGCTGCGGCTACCCATGACGGTATTCTGTACGGTTATCCCTGGAATGTGTACACGTTCAGCCTGTACTACAATAAAGATCTCGTCAAAGATGCGAAGCTTGAGACATGGGATGATATCATCGCCTTCTCCAAGAAATTCAATGATGTGAAGAACAATAAGTATGGCTTCTTGTATGAACCGAAAACCTCTGCTTTTGATGTCGCCTTTATGACAGGTTATGGCGGTTACATCTTCGGCGACAACGAAACCAATGTGAATGACATCGGAATCAATAACGAAGGTTCCGTCAAAGGCTTGAAGTTTATCCAGTCTCTCAAAGATATTATTCCGCTTGAACTGGCCGATGCCACTACCAATCTGAAAGAAGGTCTATGGGGACAAGGCAAGCTCGCGATTAATATGGACGGGAGCTGGGCAATCGGCGAACACAGCAAGCAGCCGTTTCCTGTAGGCGTGCTTCCAATGCCGAAGCTGCCGGGCGGAGACAATGCGATGCCGCTTGCGGGAAGCACCGGATACTATGTAAGCTCTTATACCAAATATCCGAACGCGGCGAAAATTTTTGCGAACTTTATTACAACCAAGGAAATGCAAATTAAAAACAATGAGCTGACCGGCGCTCTTCCTGCCGCGGATATCACCGGAACCGAACAGGGCATACGTAATGACGAATTGACTCAAGGCTTCCTTAAGCAGATTGCAAGCAGCCACAGATTCCCGGGCCTGTTTGAAACCCAGTATGTATGGCCGGCGCTGGATGCCGCTGTAGCTGAAGTGTGGAATGGCGGGGACCCCAAGGCTGCTCTGGACAAGGCTGCGGACAAATTAAAGAGCAATATCGCTAACCAGAAATAA